One Perca flavescens isolate YP-PL-M2 chromosome 9, PFLA_1.0, whole genome shotgun sequence genomic window carries:
- the LOC114561943 gene encoding leucine-rich repeat-containing protein 24, with the protein MAVSPVLPLSLLLLSLHTRSTASPSCPVSCRCYSLTVECGSTGLRDIPKHVPPSTQTVFLQDNVIGQIRRHDFTLLRHLHYLYLQNNSISAVEPGSFQNQGQLLELALNGNRVHLVTADMFQGLEHLRILYLAGNDITRLLDYTFRGLQRLQELHLQHNSIEMLADQALVGLTSLALLDLSRNNLHTIGPASLRPLVSLQVLRITDNPWRCDCALHWLRSWIDEEGQRLLSSAERRLVCTEPPRLSHLSLVEVPLNSLVCIPPLVQLEPRRLAVRLGESLRVSCHASGYPRPQVTWRKASQGKVVLSPRGLVQELGAGGGAVGGAEEPSEEGRVSLQKAAGERFDPDTGSGMLFLSNVTVAHAGFYECEAWNAGGVARVTFQLAINSSTSSSSSSSSIWASWSQVSSPYSPAWPRLRSHGPAVGSEVSREPLYALGSMAFSALGAATQTAIAVGISLLALTALLLLAMIYSRQQQPDKDADGAEKEESILYVNDYSDGPTTFAQLEEYRDERGHEMYVLNRAKPVLPPAPPTAVSTTNLGCSAPSDTSSHTLSSGLGQTTSPTLAPNKKQQQQQQQQEGDIRTMRRMAGEGGEAEPVITSEAEGMFLNHTGLFMDSQIAYEIHC; encoded by the exons ATGGCTGTGTCCCCGGTGCTTCCTCTGTCCCTGCTTCTCCTGTCCCTCCACACTCGCAGCACAGCGTCTCCGTCCTGCCCTGTGAGCTGTCGCTGCTACAGCCTCACTGTGGAGTGCGGTTCGACCGGGCTTAGGGACATCCCTAAACACGTCCCTCCGTCCACACAG ACCGTCTTCCTCCAGGACAATGTGATTGGTCAGATCCGTCGACATGACTTCACTCTGCTGAGGCACCTGCACTACCTATAcctgcag AACAACAGCATCTCAGCAGTGGAGCCGGGCTCCTTCCAGAACCAGGGACAACTGTTGGAGCTGGCTCTGAATGGGAACCGGGTCCACCTGGTGACGGCTGACATGTTCCAGGGACTCGAACATCTCCGCATTCTTTACCTGgcaggaaatgacatcacacGTCTGCTGGACTACACTTTCCGTGGCTTACAG CGCCTGCAGGAGCTCCATTTGCAGCACAACAGTATAGAGATGTTAGCAGACCAGGCTCTCGTTGGTTTGACTTCTCTGGCTCTACTGGACCTGAGCAGGAATAATCTTCACACCATTGGCCCTGCGTCCCTGCGCCCTCTGGTCAGCCTGCAGGTGTTGCGCATCACAG ACAACCCGTGGCGCTGTGACTGCGCTCTGCACTGGCTGCGGAGCTGGATCGATGAGGAGGGCCAGCGGCTGCTCAGCTCTGCAGAGCGTCGCCTGGTCTGCACCGAGCCACCGCGCCTCTCCCACCTCAGCCTGGTGGAGGTCCCCCTCAATAGCCTGGTGTGTATCCCTCCACTGGTGCAGCTGGAGCCCAGGAGGCTCGCTGTGCGCCTGGGAGAGAGCCTCAGGGTGTCCTGCCATGCCTCGGGCTACCCTCGGCCACAG GTGACGTGGAGAAAGGCGTCCCAGGGGAAGGTGGTGCTCTCTCCCAGAGGCCTGGTGCAGGAGCTGGGTGCTGGAGGAGGGGCAGTGGGGGGGGCAGAGGAGCCGTCCGAGGAAGGCCGGGTCAGTCTGCAGAAGGCTGCCGGCGAGCGCTTCGACCCCGACACCGGCAGCGGCATGCTGTTCCTCAGCAACGTGACTGTGGCTCACGCAGGTTTCTACGAGTGTGAAGCCTGGAACGCGGGCGGTGTGGCCAGAGTGACCTTTCAGCTCGCCATCAACTCTTCCACTTCCTCttcgtcctcttcctcctccatctgGGCCTCGTGGTCCCAGGTGTCGTCCCCGTACTCGCCGGCCTGGCCCCGGCTAAGGAGCCACGGCCCCGCTGTGGGCTCCGAGGTGAGCCGCGAGCCGCTCTACGCTCTGGGCAGCATGGCCTTCAGCGCTCTGGGAGCTGCCACGCAGACGGCCATCGCTGTGGGCATCTCGCTGCTCGCCCTGACCGCTCTGCTACTGCTCGCCATGATCTACAGCCGCCAGCAGCAGCCAGACAAGGACGCTGATGGAGCCGAGAAG GAGGAGAGCATCCTGTACGTGAATGACTACTCGGACGGCCCCACCACCTTCGCCCAGCTGGAGGAGTACCGGGACGAGCGCGGCCATGAGATGTACGTCCTCAACAGGGCCAAGCCCGTGCTGCCTCCTGCCCCCCCCACGGCTGTCTCCACCACTAACCTGGGCTGCTCGGCTCCATCTGACACCTCCAGCCACACCCTGTCCTCGGGGCTGGGCCAGACCACCAGCCCCACTCTGGCCCCCaacaaaaagcagcagcagcaacagcagcagcaggagggcGACATACGGACCATGAGGAGAATGgcgggggagggaggggaagcTGAGCCCGTGATTACTTCAGAGGCAGAAGGGATGTTTCTTAATCACACAGGTCTGTTCATGGACTCTCAGATCGCCTATGAGATCCACTGCTGA